The window CAGATCCAGCTCGCGGTAGTCCAGCTGCGGAAATTTCTGCCGGAAGTTCCAGCTGCGCGGCGACAGCCCGCAGGCGATTTCCAGAATCTGCAAATCCGGCTGCTGCTGAATCAGCTGGGTCAGCTGATTGTCAATAATGCGGTGGCGCTGCCTGAGCGTGGTGCGCATGCTGCCGCCGACATGCTTTTCCGCCCAGCTTTCCAGCGGATGCAGCAGCTTGGCCAGCATTTTTCCCTTGCCGGTGGCGAATACCGGATGGGAAATGCCCATGCTGTACCAGATATAGCCGGTATAGTGCGCAGTAAACGAAATATGGCGGTGTTCGGACAGGTTTTGAGTCATGAAGGCTGAACCTTGGATATTATTTTAGTTTTGAGATTGGCGCAGTAAAACCGCTGTTTTAATCATCATAATGAAAAAGGAACACCTTGTCGTGTTCCTTTTAAGCCGATCAGCGCATTTATTTAATCAGGCGCTGTATTGATGCTTAAAGTCCAGAATGCGGTCGCGGGTTTGCGCCCATTCATCGCCCAGCTCCAGCGCTGCGCCAATGCTGCGCTGCGGAATGCACCCGCGCATGCGCTCCAGGCGCTGCTGATTCGGCATCGGAAAATCCGCAATGCCGGCCAGCGCGGCGCAGGCCGATTCGCGGCTGTTGCAGACCAGGCCCATGTCGCAGCCGGCATTCAATGCCGCCTGAATGCGGGCATCGGCGCCGCCGGCCACGCAGGCAGCCTGCATGCTCAGGTCATCGGAAAATAAAACGCCGTCAAACTTCAGCTCCTGGCGCAGGATGTTCTGAATCCAGTGCGCAGAGAAGCCTGCAGGGTTCGGATCAACCTGATCATAAATCACATGCGCCGGCATCAGCGCATCCAGCTGCGGCATCAGCTGTATAAAGCTCTGCATGTCTTTTTGGTAGATTTCATCATAAGGGCGCGAATCGACGGCGGCCGCCACATGCGAGTCGGCTTTGACTGAACCGTGGCCGGGGAAGTGCTTGCCGGTTGATGCCATGCCGGCGCGCTTCATGCCTTTCAGGAAAGCGCTGGCCAGCGGAATAATGTCCTGCATGTTTTTGGCAAAACTGCGGTCGCCAATCACATCGCTGACATCATTCAGGTCCAAAACCGGCGCAAAGCTGAAGTCGATGCCGGCCGCCAGAACTTCGGCCGCCATCAGCCAGCCGCACTGTTCAGCCAGCTCAGCCGCTTTTTCCGGTTCAGTTAAGTAAAGCTCGCCAAAGCGCCCCATGGCCGGCAGCAGGGTAAAGCCGTTTTTCAGGCGCTGCACGCGGCCGCCTTCCTGATCTACGGCAATTAAAATATCCGGGCGGACTTGGCGCATATGGTCGGTTAAGGCGCGCACCTGCTCAGGAGATTCGATATTGCGGCCAAATAAAATCATCCCGCCGACTTGCGGCGCCTGCAATAGTTCAATATCTTCTTGAGTCAGTTCTGTGCCAGCAATGTCGAGCATTAATGCGCCAATCATATTCGGGGTCCGTATTCGAATTTTAGGGAAAAACAATACCTGAATTCTGCAATGTTTTGCTACACTTTGTCAGCACAGATTATGATAAAACTACACGACATAAACAGATTAAGTCATTTAAGATTCTGAAAATATTCACATCAAATTGAAAAGTGACAAGGTTATTTGGTTCACAGACCAAGGAAGCGCGACATATTTATGAAACTTCAAACGATAGCTTGCGCCGTTGCACTGGCAACCGGCGGCTTATTTTTTACCCATGTTGTAAATGAAGCGGCTGCTGCGGAAAACGCCGCTGCTGTTTCAAATGCGATTCAGCCCACACAGGCGCAAGCGTTGGTTTCCCGTCAGTTGGCAACTTTGGTGGACCGTCAGCATTATTTGAATCAGCGCCTGGATGCCAATACCTCAAACCGCATTCTGGACTTTTATTTAGACAGCCTGGACCCGGAGCATGCGCTGTTTCTGGCCACTGAAGTGGCGGATTATAAAAAGCGTTTCGGCTCCAGCTTCGGCGCGAACTTAAAGGCCGGAAATTTGTCCGGCCCCTATGAAATTCATGCGCAGTACCGCGCGCGCCTGAAGCAGTTCTACAGCCACATGCTGGCAGAGCTGAAAAAGCCGCAGAATTTAAGCCAGCCGGACGCTTTTATTGAAACTGACCGCGAAAAAGCGCCGTTCTTTAAAACCGAGGCGGAGCAGCGCGCGCACTGGAACAAGATGCTGGTGTCGCAGCTGATCAATTTAACCATCAGCAAAGAAGAAGAGCTGGCCAAGCAGAAAGCCCTGAAAGCCAATCCGGAGCTGGCGAACGGGCAGGATTTGACCGGCCCTGAAGACTTGACGCCGGTTCAGACCCTGACCAAGCGCTATACCCGCCAGCTGGAGCGCATCAGCCGCCTGAAAAGCGATGACGTGCTGGACAAAACCCTGAATGCGATGATGCTGACTTACGATCCGCACAGCAATTATTTCCCGCCTGTAGACGCGATGGAGCTGAACCGCCAGACCACGCTGCAGCTGGAAGGGATTGGCGTATCGATCCGCCCTGAACGCGGCAATGAAGACTACACCAAAATTGAGACCATTGTTGAAGGCGGCCCCGCCAGCAAATCCGGCCAGGTCAAATCCGGCGACCGGATTATTGGCGTAGCGCAGGACGGCGACAAAATGGTCGATGTAATTGGCTGGCCAAGCAATGAAATTGTTGGCCTGATCCGCGGCAAGCGCGGCACCAAAGTGACGCTGCGCCTTTTGGGCGCGGGCGCTGCCATGAGCCAGGCGCGCAATGTCGCGATTGTGCGCGACGTGATTCAGGAAGAGGACGCCGGCGTGCGTTCCCGCACAGTGGAAATTGAGCGCGGCGGCAAAAATCATAAATTCGGCGTGATTGAAATTCCGTCCTTCTACCTGAACTACCGCGCGCGCCGCGCCGGAACCGATTACCGCTCAGTGTCTGAAGACACCAACAAGGCGCTGAAAGCGCTGTCGGCGCAGAAGGTTGAAGGCATTATTGTTGACCTGCGCAACAACCCGGGCGGCTCGCTGGAAGAAGTGGCGCGCATGCTGGGCCAGGTCATCAAGTCCGGCCCTGTGGTGCAGATCCGCGACGGCAACGGCAATGTCAGCGTCTTTGAGGACGATGACGGCGGCGCGCAAACCTATGCAGGGCCAATGGCGGTGCTGATTAATCTGGCATCGGCATCTGCCAGCGAAATTTACTCCGCAGCCATTCAGGATTATGAGCGCGGCATTGTGATCGGCAGCACCACCACAGGCAAGGGCACAGCGCAGGTGCAGCTGGACTCTCTGGCCTATGGCCAGGCGACGCTGACGCAGCGCAAATTCTACCGCGTGACCGGCGGCAGCACCCAGAACAAAGGCGTGGTGCCGGACATTAAGCTGGTGGACATTTACAATGAGGAATTCGGCGAGCGCAAGGCAAAAAATGCCCTGAAATGGGACACCATTCCGACCGCGCCGTTTAAGCGTGAAGGCTCCATTCAGAACTATGTGCCGGATCTGGTGCAATCCTCGCAGCAGCGCGTCAGCGTTGACCCGCAGTTTAAATATCTGGAGCAGCGCACCGCTTTGCTGAAAAAGGCCGATGAGCAGAAGCAGCTGGTGCTGGACCTGCAGCAGCGCAAGGCGGAATTGCTGGATATGGAGCAGAAAACCCTAGATTCGGAAAATGCGCGCCGCCAGACCATGGGCCTGAAGCCGTATGCCAACTGGGAAAGCTATCAGGCTTCACTGGACGCGCTGGTTGAGTCGCGCGCCAAAATGAAGGCCAATCAGCGCCCGGCGCTGCCTGAAGATGAAGCTTTTGTTGCGGAAGCTGCCGGCGTGCTGCTGGATTATGCTGCGCTGCAGGGCAAGGTGAAGGCCGCGTCTTAAGCCTGTCCGGCGCCATCCATAAAAAAACCAGTGAGCTCCGGCTGACTGGTTTTTTTTATCTCTGCAGCGCCAGCATGATGCAGATAAGCATTTGAAGCGATGGCAGTTTTCAGCAGTTTTGCGGCTGGGTTCAGGTTTTTTCCCGCAAAACCGCCGAGCTGCGGCAAAACCGGGAATAAATGCTTGACCAAAGGGAAAGAGTATTAGATTCTAAGTTGATGATTTATTTTGCCGGAAAATCCGCTTTTGCCTTTTTAAGGCTGCAAACTTGAAAATACCGGCCATCTCAATACGGATAAAATAACAGCAATAGCTTATGCGGAACTCTTTTTATGACTCAGATGCCATATGACTACAGTCTTGTATCCGGTTCAGTCATTGCCGCATTGCTTGCATGCTATTTCGCTGTTTCCCTTGAGCAGCTTTTATTCCGCGGCGCGCGGCCGAAATATGAAAAGCTGATCCTGATTTTAAGCGGCGCCCTGTTAGGCGCAGCCATCTGGAGCATGCATTTTATAGAGGTGCTGGCCAGCCAGATGCCGGGCGAGAAATCCTTTGATTACGGCCTGGTCTTTGCCTCCTACCTGATCGCTTTCGCAGCTTCGGCCACGGCCGTCTGGCTGACCACACGCTTTACCCTGCCTTTGCCCCGGCTGATTCTCGGCGCTGTGCTGATGGGGGCCGGGATTGCCGGCATGCATTATGCCGGCATGCTGGGAATGCAGGTTGAGGGCTATGCGCTGCGCTATGATCCGCTGATCGCCGCCTGTTCGGTGCTGATCGCCATCGCGGGTTCAGGGCTGACCTTCCTGCTGGCCTTCCGCACCAAGCAGGTGCGCAAATACCGCGCGGCCGTCAAGTTCGCTGTTGCGCTGATTCTGACGCTGACCATTGTCGCCATGCACTATACCGGCATGGCCGGCATCAGCTTTGTTCCTATGGATACGGCGCATCTGCAGCTGAAGCTGGAGTCCGGCAGCGACCTGAGGCTGCTAACCGTGCTGTTTGTCACCGGGCTGGTGCTGGCGGTTGCATTTTGCGTGGCCCTGCTGGAGCGGCGCCTGGAAGAGCGCAGCCGGCAGCTGTCCAAGGCCAACAGGGAACTGGCGAATCAGGCCGTGCAGGACAATTTAACCAAGCTGCCGAACCGGCTGTTTCTGGCGGAATACGCGCACTTTCTGTTTACCGGCCGCGGCAGCGGGCAGGATCCGGCAGCCTTCATTTATATTGATTTGGACCGCTTCAAGGCGGTGAATGATGTCTTTGGCCATCATATCGGCGATCAGCTGCTGATTCAGCTGGCAAACCGCCTGCACCGGCTGCTGGATGACCAGTCCAAGCTGCTGCGGATTGGCGGCGATGAATTCCTGATGGTGCTGGAAAGCGCCAGCGCGGAACAGGCGGCTTCGGCTGCCGAAAAAATCCTGGCCTTGATACAGGACAGCTTTCAGATTGCAGGCAAGGAGATCAATGTCTCAGCGAGCATCGGCATTGCCATGTATCCTGAGCATGGCAATAACCTGCAGGATCTGCTGATTAATGCGGATGCGGCCATGCTGACCTCCAAATATCAGGGGCGCAATACCTATTCGGTGTTCTGCTATACCGCCGACCAGCAAGAGGCGAAGAGCCAAACCAAGCTGATCAATGACCTGTATAAAGCGGTGGAAGATCAGCAGTTTGTGCTGGTTTATCAGCCCAAATTCAAGGCCGAAGGCCTTCAGGCCTGCGGCGTGGAGGCGCTGATCCGCTGGAGGCATCCGGTTCTGGGCCTGCTGATGCCGAGTATGTTTATCCGCGGCGCGGAAAAAACCGGGCTGATTATCCGCATGGGCTACTGGGCGCTGGAGGAAGCCTGCAGGCAGATTAAGCTGTGGGAAAAAACCCATCCGCAGTTCCTGCCGGTTTCCGTCAATCTCTCGGCGATACAGTTTGAGCATAAGCACCTGTTTTCGACCCTGGAAGAGCTGCTGAAAAAGCATCAGGCCGACCCCAGCCATTTGATGATCGAAATTACCGAATCCACCGCCATGCACCATATTGAAAACAGCATCCGCACCCTGCAGCGCCTGCGCCAGATGGGCATTAAACTGGCGATTGATGATTTCGGCACCGGGCATTCCAGCTTCCTGTATTTGAAAAACCTGCCTGTCGATGAGCTAAAAATTGACAAGGAATTCATTCATGACCTGACGCCTCAGTCCAAAGAAGAAATGATTCTGGAAAGCATTGTGCAGCTGGCGATCAAGCTCGGACTGATGGTGACTGCGGAAGGCATTGAAACGCCGCTGCAGGCCGAGATCCTGACCCGCCTCGGCTGCCAGCAGCTGCAGGGCTACCTGCTGGGGCTGCCCGTGGATGCCCGGCGGCTGGAAAAGGCCGCATCCGGCTACGCGGTTCAGGCATTCAACTGACAGGCAGCGCATCTGAAAGCGCGGGGCATACCTGCGCCATCCTGATCTTTCAGGCTGCGATTTCAGTCGGAAAATCTGCGCAGAATTCTGCTACAATACCGCCAATTTTTTATATTGATCAGATTTGATCTTTTGCACTGCGGGTCTGCAGTAGGTGTCTTTCCATGAGTTTTAAGCAAGAATTGGCGGCGCAGGTCGCTCAGCGGCGTACATTCGCGATCATTTCCCACCCCGATGCCGGTAAAACCACCATGACGGAAAAGCTGCTGCTGTGGGGGCAGGCCATTCAGATCGCAGGGATGGTGAAAAGCCGCAAGTCAGACCGCGCTGCGACTTCTGACTGGATGGAAATGGAAAAAGAGCGCGGCATCTCGATCACCACTTCCGTGATGCAGTTTCCGTTCAAGGACAAAATGATCAACCTGCTGGATACCCCGGGGCATGAAGATTTCTCGGAAGATACCTACCGCACCTTGACGGCGGTGGACTCAGCCCTGATGGTGATTGACGGCGCCAAAGGCGTCGAAGACCGCACCGTGAAGCTGATGGAAGTCTGCCGCATGCGCGACACGCCGATCATTTCATTTGTCAACAAAATGGACCGTGAAATCCGCGAGCCTTTAGAGCTGCTGGATGAAATTGAAAACGTGCTGAAAATCAAATGCGTGCCGATTACCTGGCCGCTGGGCGCCGGGCGCGATTTTGCCGGCGTATTCAATCTGATTGAAGAAAAATTTTACGTTTATAAAGCCGGTTTTGGCTCAACCATCACCGAAATGGAAGTGCGCGACGGCTACGACTATCCGGATTTGCGTGAAAAAGTCGGCGAGCTGGCCTGGGCAGCTTTTGAAGAGTCGCTTGAGCTGGTGCAGCTGGCCAATGAGCCTCTGGACCGCGCGGAGTTTTTGGCCGGGCGCCAGACGCCGGTGCTGTTCGGCACCGCCTTGGGCAACTTCGGAGTTGACCATGTGCTGGATGCATTCAGCAATTATGCGCCGCCGCCGAAAGCGCATCCGACTGAAGTGCGCAAAGTTGAAGCGACCGAAGAGGGCTTCACCGGCTTTGTATTTAAGATTCAGGCCAATATGGACCCGAAGCACCGCGACCGCATCGCGTTCATGCGCATCTGTTCAGGCAAATATGAAAAAGGCCTGAAAATGAAGCATGTGCGCCTGAATAAGGACGTGCGCATCAGCGATGCCTTAACCTTCCTGGCCGGCGACCGCCAGCATCTGGAAGAAGCATGGCCGGGCGATATTATCGGCCTGCATAATCACGGCACCATTCAGATTGGCGATACTTTCACTTCAGGCGAAAGCCTGCAGTTTACCGGCATTCCGCATTTTGCGCCGGAAATGTTCCGCCGCGTGCGCCTGAAGGATCCGCTGAAATCCAAGCAGCTGCAGAAAGGCCTGAAAGAGCTGTCTGAAGAGGGCGCGACGCAGGTCTTCATGCCGCAGAACAGCAATGACCTGATTGTCGGCGCGGTCGGCGTGCTGCAGTTTGAAGTGGTGGCCTACCGCCTGAAAGAAGAATACAAAGTTGACTGCATTTACGAGCCGGTCAGCATCAACACCGTGCGCTGGGTTTCCTGCAGTGACGAAAAGAAATTCAACGAGTTCAAGAAAAAAGCCCATGACCAGCTGTCTGTGGACGGCGGAGGCCATCTGACTTATCTGGCGCCGAGCCGGGTAAACCTGCAGCTGATGCAGGAGCGCTATCCGGATATTCAATTCCGCAATACCCGCGAGCACTGAGCCGGCGGCGCAGCAGAAAAATAAAACAGCTTCAGATGAAGCTGTTTTATTTTGTGGTAAATTTATGGCAATTTAAGCCAGTGCATTAACAACATTATGACCTTGATCAAGGGCGCAGCTGCGCTTTCACTGGCCGGCATGGCGCTGCTGAGCGCCTGTGACAATTCTAAAAAACCGCAGCCGCCGGAAGCCGAACAGAAACCTTCAATTTTTGCATCTGAAAAAGCCGATGTGCTGCCTTATCTGAATATTCAGGAGCAGCCGGCCAAAATTGCTGTGCCGTTCTGCGAAAATAAAAACTGCATCGATCTGGAGATTCAAACCGTGCATACCGCAGATGCATGGCTGAATGCGTGGATTGAGCGCAATCAGGCGCTGGTGGTGCAGGATCAGATCGGGCAGAAGCAGCAGATGAGCCTGCAGCAGGCCATTGACGCCTATGTGAAAAAATCCGATGCCTGGCAGGATGAGCTTCAAGCCAACCGGCCGTATGCCCTGACGATGTATACCCGCGTTCCCTATCAGCGCAATCAGTATGTGCTGCTGCAGCTTGGGGTGGATGCTGCGCAGGAAAACCGCAAAGTCAAAGACCGCCATTACTTTTTTGTCGCCGACCGGCGCGCGCAGAAAAATGTCATGCTGCTGGAGATTATTGATGCTGGGCAGCAGCTGAACATGGATGCCATCGTGCAGCAGGCCTATGCCAAATGGCTGAAAGCGCAGGATGAAGCGGTGCGCGCGGCGGCGCCGAAAAAGCTCTACTGGGGGCAGGCGGACTGGTTTTTTGATCAGGAGGGCATCGGCCTGCATTACCGCACGCATGAAATCGCCAAAGACGGCAGGCAGCTGGACATCTATTTAACCAAGGCGCAAACACAGCAGGTCTTGAAAGCTGCCGTATATCAGCATATGTTCTAAGCCTAGGGCATTGAATATGGATGGCTTATGCTGCAAGCAGCAGGCCGGATCTGAGAAACAGGTAAATTAATGTTAAAGCAGAAGAAGATTGGGATGATCGGCGCGCTGGCTGCGGCCATTGCATTGAGCGCCTGCCAGCCGCAGAAAGCGGAACCGCAGCCTGAAGCGAAGCCGGCGAAAACTGAGGCGCCGGATCAGCGCCTGAAACTGGCGGGCGATACGGAAAAGCTCAGCCTGAAGATGCCGGACTGCGACGGCAACAGCTGCCCGGAAATTTCCATTGAGCGCTTAAGCAGCAATCAAAGCTTTATTGACGCCTATATTGATCAGGAAATTTTAAAGCAGCTGAGCCTGATTTTATCCGTCGAGCCGGAACAGGAGCAGGCGCAAACCGCAGCCAGCGAAGCCGCCGCCGCTTCTGAAGCCAAGTCTAAGCTGGCAGCGGTGGAAACGCCCAAGCTGAAGCTGGAAAAGCAGGCCGAACCGTATATGCAGGCCTTTATCAGGCTGGACAAAGAGCTGAAAGCCTTAAGTTCGGCGCAGCAGATCAGCCTGATGATTAAGCCGAAAATACTGAATGCTGACCTGCCGCTGGCGACCGTGGTCCTGAACAGCAGCAATTATCTGGGCGGCGCGCACGGCGCTTCCGCGCAGCAGTATTTCAATTTTGACCTGCAGCATAAAAAGCTGATGCAGCTGGAAGATATTATTGCGCCTCAGCAGAAGGCCGCGCTGGAGCGCAAAGCGCATGAGGCCTTTAAAGCCTGGGTAATGGAGGCCAAACTGGCGGACAGCGTGGAAGAATATGAGCAGGCCTGGAAATTCAAGCTGTCGGAGAACTATTATCTGGGCAAGGACGGACTGATTCTGCAGTATGCCGAATATGAGATTGGGCCTTATGTGGTGGGGCTGCCGCGCCTAACCATTGCCTATGATCAGCTGCAGGGCATCTTAAAGCCGCAGTATTTCCCCGCCGGCGCTGAAGCGCCAGCTTCTGAAGCCAAAGCCAAAGCGGCGTCCTGATGCTTAAAGCGCCCGCCTTGCTGGACACCCATACGCATTTTGACGTGCCGGATTTTGATCCGGACCGCGAAGCGCTGGCGCATGCTGCCCGGCAGGCCGGGGTCGAAGGGCTGGTGCTGATCGGCTTTGTGCAGGAGCGCTTTGCGGACTTAATCCGCACCCATCATTTTTTAAACAGCCTGGACCATGCGCCGAAGAGTTATCTGGCGCCCGGCCTGCATCCGTTTTATATTGAACAGCATCAGGACAGCCACCTGCAGGATTTGGAACAGATTCTGCAGTCTGAAGCATGCGCGGCCATCGGCGAAATCGGCCTGGACACTTTCCTGCCGCAGCATAAGCAGCCGCAAGCCCTGGCCAGGCAGCGGCGGTTTTTCGCGGCTCAGCTGGAGCTGGCCAGCCGGCATCAGAAGCCGGTGCTGCTGCATATCCGCAAGGCGCATGCCGAGGCGCTGCAGATGCTGAAAGCGCAGCGCTTTGCGCTGGGCGGGATTGCGCATGCCTTCAGCGGCGGGGTGGAGGAAGCCAAGGCTTTTGTCAAACTGGGCTTTAAAATCGGCGTGACCGGGCAAATTACCAATCCCAACGCCAAAAAGCTGCATGCGGCGGTGCAGGCGCTGGGCGCGGCGCATCTGGTGCTGGAAACCGACTGCCCGGACATGACGCCCTTATGCTGCCAGCGCGGCGCTGAGCAGCGCACGCGCAATACGCCGGCAAATTTGCCCTATGTGCTGCAGGGCCTGGCGCACAGCCTGCAAATGGATGAAAGGCTGCTGGCGCGCCAGCTGTGGCAAAATTCGCTGGATGCGCTGCGCTTGACGGCCTAAATTCCGCATTTTCGATTTGCCCTAAAAAAGGCGCATTATGCAATTTCTAAAATGCTTCAGACTTGGCATTATGCTGTTAAATTTTATCGAGTGAGATTCTCATGGCACAAGGACTATTGGCGGGTAAGCGCTTTTTAATTGCGGGCATTGCAAGTAAGTTATCCATTGCATTCGGTATTGCTCAGGCGCTGCACCGCGAAGGCGCTGAGCTGGCATTTACTTATCCTAATGAAAAATTAAAAAAACGTGTCGATGATTTTGCTGCGCAGTTCGGCTCAACTCTGGTTTTCCCATGCGATGTCGCTGTAGATGCGGAAATTGACACTGCATTTGCTGAACTGGCAAAACACTGGGACGGCTTGGACGGCGTAGTGCATTCTATCGGCTTTGCGCCGGCGCATACGCTGGATGGCGACTTCACTGAAATTACCGATCGCGAAGGCTTTAAGGTTGCGCATGACATCAGCGCTTACAGCTTTATCGCGATGGCCCGCGCCGCCAAGCCGCTGCTGGCTGCGCGCCAAGGCTGCCTGCTGACCCTGACTTATCAGGGTTCTGAGCGCGTCATGCCGAACTACAACGTTATGGGCATGGCGAAAGCTTCTCTGGAAGCCGGCGTGCGCTATTTAGCTTCA is drawn from Acinetobacter sp. WCHAc010034 and contains these coding sequences:
- the nagZ gene encoding beta-N-acetylhexosaminidase; this encodes MIGALMLDIAGTELTQEDIELLQAPQVGGMILFGRNIESPEQVRALTDHMRQVRPDILIAVDQEGGRVQRLKNGFTLLPAMGRFGELYLTEPEKAAELAEQCGWLMAAEVLAAGIDFSFAPVLDLNDVSDVIGDRSFAKNMQDIIPLASAFLKGMKRAGMASTGKHFPGHGSVKADSHVAAAVDSRPYDEIYQKDMQSFIQLMPQLDALMPAHVIYDQVDPNPAGFSAHWIQNILRQELKFDGVLFSDDLSMQAACVAGGADARIQAALNAGCDMGLVCNSRESACAALAGIADFPMPNQQRLERMRGCIPQRSIGAALELGDEWAQTRDRILDFKHQYSA
- a CDS encoding carboxy terminal-processing peptidase, producing the protein MKLQTIACAVALATGGLFFTHVVNEAAAAENAAAVSNAIQPTQAQALVSRQLATLVDRQHYLNQRLDANTSNRILDFYLDSLDPEHALFLATEVADYKKRFGSSFGANLKAGNLSGPYEIHAQYRARLKQFYSHMLAELKKPQNLSQPDAFIETDREKAPFFKTEAEQRAHWNKMLVSQLINLTISKEEELAKQKALKANPELANGQDLTGPEDLTPVQTLTKRYTRQLERISRLKSDDVLDKTLNAMMLTYDPHSNYFPPVDAMELNRQTTLQLEGIGVSIRPERGNEDYTKIETIVEGGPASKSGQVKSGDRIIGVAQDGDKMVDVIGWPSNEIVGLIRGKRGTKVTLRLLGAGAAMSQARNVAIVRDVIQEEDAGVRSRTVEIERGGKNHKFGVIEIPSFYLNYRARRAGTDYRSVSEDTNKALKALSAQKVEGIIVDLRNNPGGSLEEVARMLGQVIKSGPVVQIRDGNGNVSVFEDDDGGAQTYAGPMAVLINLASASASEIYSAAIQDYERGIVIGSTTTGKGTAQVQLDSLAYGQATLTQRKFYRVTGGSTQNKGVVPDIKLVDIYNEEFGERKAKNALKWDTIPTAPFKREGSIQNYVPDLVQSSQQRVSVDPQFKYLEQRTALLKKADEQKQLVLDLQQRKAELLDMEQKTLDSENARRQTMGLKPYANWESYQASLDALVESRAKMKANQRPALPEDEAFVAEAAGVLLDYAALQGKVKAAS
- a CDS encoding putative bifunctional diguanylate cyclase/phosphodiesterase, with the translated sequence MTQMPYDYSLVSGSVIAALLACYFAVSLEQLLFRGARPKYEKLILILSGALLGAAIWSMHFIEVLASQMPGEKSFDYGLVFASYLIAFAASATAVWLTTRFTLPLPRLILGAVLMGAGIAGMHYAGMLGMQVEGYALRYDPLIAACSVLIAIAGSGLTFLLAFRTKQVRKYRAAVKFAVALILTLTIVAMHYTGMAGISFVPMDTAHLQLKLESGSDLRLLTVLFVTGLVLAVAFCVALLERRLEERSRQLSKANRELANQAVQDNLTKLPNRLFLAEYAHFLFTGRGSGQDPAAFIYIDLDRFKAVNDVFGHHIGDQLLIQLANRLHRLLDDQSKLLRIGGDEFLMVLESASAEQAASAAEKILALIQDSFQIAGKEINVSASIGIAMYPEHGNNLQDLLINADAAMLTSKYQGRNTYSVFCYTADQQEAKSQTKLINDLYKAVEDQQFVLVYQPKFKAEGLQACGVEALIRWRHPVLGLLMPSMFIRGAEKTGLIIRMGYWALEEACRQIKLWEKTHPQFLPVSVNLSAIQFEHKHLFSTLEELLKKHQADPSHLMIEITESTAMHHIENSIRTLQRLRQMGIKLAIDDFGTGHSSFLYLKNLPVDELKIDKEFIHDLTPQSKEEMILESIVQLAIKLGLMVTAEGIETPLQAEILTRLGCQQLQGYLLGLPVDARRLEKAASGYAVQAFN
- a CDS encoding peptide chain release factor 3, coding for MSFKQELAAQVAQRRTFAIISHPDAGKTTMTEKLLLWGQAIQIAGMVKSRKSDRAATSDWMEMEKERGISITTSVMQFPFKDKMINLLDTPGHEDFSEDTYRTLTAVDSALMVIDGAKGVEDRTVKLMEVCRMRDTPIISFVNKMDREIREPLELLDEIENVLKIKCVPITWPLGAGRDFAGVFNLIEEKFYVYKAGFGSTITEMEVRDGYDYPDLREKVGELAWAAFEESLELVQLANEPLDRAEFLAGRQTPVLFGTALGNFGVDHVLDAFSNYAPPPKAHPTEVRKVEATEEGFTGFVFKIQANMDPKHRDRIAFMRICSGKYEKGLKMKHVRLNKDVRISDALTFLAGDRQHLEEAWPGDIIGLHNHGTIQIGDTFTSGESLQFTGIPHFAPEMFRRVRLKDPLKSKQLQKGLKELSEEGATQVFMPQNSNDLIVGAVGVLQFEVVAYRLKEEYKVDCIYEPVSINTVRWVSCSDEKKFNEFKKKAHDQLSVDGGGHLTYLAPSRVNLQLMQERYPDIQFRNTREH
- a CDS encoding RsiV family protein — translated: MLKQKKIGMIGALAAAIALSACQPQKAEPQPEAKPAKTEAPDQRLKLAGDTEKLSLKMPDCDGNSCPEISIERLSSNQSFIDAYIDQEILKQLSLILSVEPEQEQAQTAASEAAAASEAKSKLAAVETPKLKLEKQAEPYMQAFIRLDKELKALSSAQQISLMIKPKILNADLPLATVVLNSSNYLGGAHGASAQQYFNFDLQHKKLMQLEDIIAPQQKAALERKAHEAFKAWVMEAKLADSVEEYEQAWKFKLSENYYLGKDGLILQYAEYEIGPYVVGLPRLTIAYDQLQGILKPQYFPAGAEAPASEAKAKAAS
- a CDS encoding TatD family hydrolase, whose amino-acid sequence is MLKAPALLDTHTHFDVPDFDPDREALAHAARQAGVEGLVLIGFVQERFADLIRTHHFLNSLDHAPKSYLAPGLHPFYIEQHQDSHLQDLEQILQSEACAAIGEIGLDTFLPQHKQPQALARQRRFFAAQLELASRHQKPVLLHIRKAHAEALQMLKAQRFALGGIAHAFSGGVEEAKAFVKLGFKIGVTGQITNPNAKKLHAAVQALGAAHLVLETDCPDMTPLCCQRGAEQRTRNTPANLPYVLQGLAHSLQMDERLLARQLWQNSLDALRLTA
- a CDS encoding enoyl-ACP reductase FabI, with protein sequence MAQGLLAGKRFLIAGIASKLSIAFGIAQALHREGAELAFTYPNEKLKKRVDDFAAQFGSTLVFPCDVAVDAEIDTAFAELAKHWDGLDGVVHSIGFAPAHTLDGDFTEITDREGFKVAHDISAYSFIAMARAAKPLLAARQGCLLTLTYQGSERVMPNYNVMGMAKASLEAGVRYLASSLGAEGIRVNAISAGPIRTLAASGIKSFRKMLDLNEKVAPLKRNVTIEDVGNAALFLCSPWANGITGEIMYVDAGFNTVGMSADLMLDTE